From a single Candidatus Defluviilinea gracilis genomic region:
- a CDS encoding PAS domain S-box protein → MPKLDLILLALDDSPVLKLMDRALRVKYETAIAKDTRSLALILQESNPALLLVGEKFSGRDGTRIADELHERFPTLPVLLYLDKPKLEHVKDIFRLGLSGYLAPPLKTVEITEMVEASLRNANRTGDWLRREVRRTTASLKKRAQISEAEHARLESVFNNIHDSVMILDLEKKILLINPAMCRTFGLDAKYVVGKPALDVITHPDLLALFTRKNGNDPLSYYEVGFPDGRVGNAQLTTIQDVGYALTMQDITYLKEMDRMRSEFVHTVSHDLRSPLTSVIGYTELVERAGELNEHQRDFLKRIQDSVQHITALINDLLDLGSVEAGMDTRREFVHLDAILQYTLNMLQGTIKTKRIKVHTEITPSLPAIRANPIRLRQLLDNVVGNAIKYSHPGGEVNIAILAEGDQIILKVSDNGPGIPVEDQPHIFDKFYRGSNITENVTGSGLGLAIVKSIVDGHQGRIWVESAAGAGTSFFIVLPIKSDTQPLRKPA, encoded by the coding sequence ATGCCAAAGTTAGACCTGATTCTGCTCGCGCTGGACGATTCGCCTGTTTTGAAGTTGATGGATCGCGCGTTGCGCGTTAAATACGAGACGGCGATCGCCAAGGACACCCGCTCACTGGCATTGATCTTGCAGGAGAGCAACCCGGCGCTTTTGTTGGTGGGGGAAAAATTCAGCGGCCGGGATGGAACGCGCATCGCGGATGAATTGCACGAACGGTTCCCAACCCTGCCTGTTTTGCTCTATCTCGATAAACCCAAACTCGAACATGTCAAAGATATTTTCCGCCTTGGGCTGAGCGGGTATCTAGCCCCTCCGCTGAAAACCGTGGAAATTACCGAAATGGTCGAAGCCAGTTTGAGGAACGCAAACCGCACGGGAGACTGGCTCCGCCGCGAGGTGAGACGCACAACCGCCTCGCTCAAAAAACGCGCGCAGATCTCCGAAGCCGAGCACGCGCGACTCGAATCGGTGTTCAATAACATTCACGACAGTGTGATGATCCTCGATTTGGAAAAAAAGATTCTGCTGATCAACCCCGCCATGTGCCGCACATTTGGGTTGGACGCGAAATACGTGGTGGGAAAGCCCGCGCTCGATGTGATCACCCACCCGGACTTGCTTGCGCTTTTCACCCGCAAGAACGGCAACGACCCTTTGAGTTATTATGAAGTGGGGTTCCCGGATGGGCGCGTGGGCAATGCCCAACTGACAACGATTCAAGATGTGGGATACGCCCTGACCATGCAGGATATCACCTACCTGAAGGAAATGGATCGTATGCGCAGTGAGTTTGTTCACACCGTGTCGCACGATCTACGTTCACCGCTCACCTCGGTGATCGGATATACCGAATTGGTCGAACGCGCCGGCGAACTCAATGAACACCAACGGGATTTCCTAAAACGCATCCAGGATAGCGTCCAGCATATCACCGCGCTGATCAACGACCTGCTCGATCTCGGCAGTGTGGAGGCGGGCATGGATACGCGGCGCGAATTTGTGCATCTCGACGCCATTTTGCAATATACCCTGAATATGTTGCAAGGCACGATCAAGACCAAACGCATCAAAGTGCATACTGAGATTACTCCCTCCCTGCCAGCCATCCGCGCCAATCCGATTCGCCTGCGGCAATTGCTGGACAATGTTGTCGGTAACGCCATCAAATATTCGCACCCGGGCGGGGAGGTGAATATCGCCATCCTTGCGGAGGGCGATCAGATCATCCTCAAAGTCTCAGATAACGGACCCGGCATCCCTGTCGAAGACCAGCCGCACATCTTCGATAAGTTCTACCGCGGGAGCAACATTACTGAAAATGTTACCGGTTCCGGGCTGGGTCTTGCCATCGTGAAATCGATCGTGGATGGTCATCAGGGGCGCATTTGGGTGGAGTCTGCCGCAGGCGCGGGCACATCCTTTTTTATTGTCCTGCCGATAAAATCAGACACGCAACCGTTGAGGAAACCCGCATAA